In Agromyces sp. SYSU T00194, a genomic segment contains:
- a CDS encoding EamA family transporter produces the protein MNRERAAAAASVGGACSVQVGAALGATVFPLVGPAGVVALRQAVAAVTLLGVSRPDPRTLTRRALWPAALLGLALVVMNWALYGAVERLGLGLAVTLEFLGPLTLALVGSRRRLDLGAAALAGTGVVLLTGTVPGIDPVGVALGLLAAAAWAAYIVLNQRVGAQLPGVQGTAIASLVAALLTAPLLVLALAGLDPRALGHVLLIGLAAGILSSALPYSIDLTVLRVLPRNVFGVLQSVQPAAAALAGFIVLGQALGAWQLAGLALISIGNVIAVGRPARSAGPAAAAAGA, from the coding sequence ATGAACCGCGAACGCGCCGCAGCCGCAGCATCCGTCGGCGGCGCCTGCTCGGTGCAGGTCGGCGCCGCCCTCGGTGCGACCGTCTTCCCGCTCGTCGGGCCGGCGGGCGTGGTCGCGCTGCGACAGGCCGTCGCCGCGGTGACCCTCCTCGGGGTCTCGCGCCCGGACCCGCGCACGCTCACCCGGCGGGCCCTCTGGCCCGCGGCCCTCCTCGGGCTCGCGCTGGTCGTCATGAACTGGGCGCTCTACGGCGCCGTCGAGCGGCTCGGGCTCGGCCTCGCGGTCACCCTCGAGTTCCTGGGGCCGCTCACGCTCGCGCTCGTCGGCTCGCGGCGCCGGCTGGACCTCGGCGCGGCCGCGCTGGCCGGCACCGGCGTCGTGCTGCTCACCGGCACCGTGCCGGGCATCGACCCCGTCGGGGTCGCGCTCGGCCTGCTCGCCGCAGCGGCGTGGGCGGCGTACATCGTGCTGAACCAACGGGTCGGGGCGCAGTTGCCCGGCGTGCAGGGCACCGCGATCGCGAGCCTCGTCGCCGCGCTGCTCACCGCCCCGCTGCTGGTGCTCGCGCTGGCGGGCCTCGACCCGCGCGCGCTCGGCCACGTGCTGCTGATCGGCCTGGCCGCCGGCATCCTGTCGTCGGCACTGCCGTACTCGATCGACCTCACCGTGCTGCGGGTGCTCCCCCGCAACGTGTTCGGCGTGCTCCAGAGCGTGCAGCCGGCCGCGGCGGCCCTCGCCGGCTTCATCGTGCTCGGGCAGGCGCTCGGCGCCTGGCAGCTCGCCGGCCTGGCGCTCATCTCGATCGGCAACGTGATCGCGGTGGGCCGCCCCGCCCGCAGCGCCGGGCCCGCCGCCGCGGCCGCGGGCGCCTGA
- a CDS encoding nicotinate phosphoribosyltransferase, producing the protein MTGSAALLTDRYELTMVDAALQSGTAERESVFEAFARRLPEGRRYGVVAGTGRMLQLIDRFRFDDPELEWLRANEVVRPATLDWLADYRFSGDVWGYREGEAYFPGSPLVTVQGSFAEAVVLETLILSVLNYDSAVASAAARMSSVALGRPLAEMGSRRTNERSAIAAARAAYIAGFDATSNLEAGRTWEVPTMGTAAHSFTLLHDSEADAFRAQVEAMGPDTTLLIDTYDIERGVATAIEVAGTGLGAVRIDSGDLPTVVADVRRQLDALGAVHTRITVTSDLDEYLIAALSGSPVDAFGVGTRVATGSGHPAAGMVYKLVARRDDAGAWVDVAKSSAHKASVGGRKHAVRRIDRTRTAREEIVIVEGADATPAPGTGTGTDTGTGTGTESTERDLVVPLMRAGEPDARWLGPEGTRLAREHRAAAMQELPIEAFRLGAGEAAIPTTYR; encoded by the coding sequence GTGACCGGATCCGCCGCGCTCCTCACCGACCGCTACGAACTGACCATGGTCGACGCCGCCCTGCAGAGCGGCACGGCCGAGCGGGAGAGCGTGTTCGAGGCGTTCGCCCGCCGCCTGCCCGAGGGCCGTCGCTACGGCGTGGTGGCCGGCACGGGGCGGATGCTCCAGCTCATCGACCGGTTCCGCTTCGACGACCCCGAACTCGAGTGGCTCCGCGCCAACGAGGTCGTGCGGCCGGCCACGCTCGACTGGCTCGCAGACTACCGGTTCTCGGGCGACGTCTGGGGGTACCGCGAGGGCGAGGCGTACTTCCCGGGCTCGCCGCTCGTGACGGTGCAGGGCTCGTTCGCCGAGGCGGTCGTGCTCGAGACGCTCATCCTCAGCGTGCTGAACTACGACTCGGCCGTGGCGAGCGCCGCCGCGCGCATGTCGTCGGTCGCCCTCGGCCGCCCGCTTGCCGAGATGGGATCGCGCCGCACCAACGAGCGCTCGGCGATCGCCGCGGCGCGGGCCGCGTACATCGCGGGCTTCGACGCCACGAGCAACCTCGAGGCGGGGCGCACCTGGGAGGTGCCGACGATGGGCACCGCGGCCCACTCGTTCACGCTGCTGCACGACAGCGAGGCCGACGCGTTCCGCGCCCAGGTCGAGGCCATGGGGCCCGACACCACGCTGCTCATCGACACCTACGACATCGAGCGAGGCGTCGCCACCGCGATCGAGGTCGCCGGCACCGGGCTCGGCGCGGTGCGCATCGACTCGGGCGACCTGCCCACCGTGGTCGCCGACGTGCGCCGCCAGCTCGACGCCCTCGGCGCCGTGCACACGAGGATCACCGTGACGAGCGACCTCGACGAGTACCTCATCGCCGCGCTCTCGGGCTCGCCCGTCGATGCGTTCGGCGTCGGCACCCGGGTGGCGACCGGCTCGGGGCATCCGGCCGCCGGCATGGTCTACAAGCTCGTCGCACGCCGCGACGACGCCGGCGCGTGGGTCGACGTGGCGAAGTCGAGCGCGCACAAGGCGAGCGTCGGCGGCCGCAAGCACGCCGTGCGGCGCATCGACCGGACACGCACCGCGCGCGAGGAGATCGTGATCGTCGAGGGGGCGGATGCCACCCCGGCGCCCGGCACCGGCACCGGCACCGACACCGGCACCGGCACCGGCACCGAATCGACGGAGCGCGACCTCGTCGTGCCCCTCATGCGCGCCGGGGAGCCCGACGCGCGCTGGCTCGGGCCGGAGGGCACGCGGCTCGCGCGCGAGCACCGCGCAGCGGCCATGCAGGAGTTGCCGATCGAGGCCTTCCGCCTCGGCGCGGGCGAGGCCGCGATCCCGACGACGTACCGCTGA
- a CDS encoding DUF3039 domain-containing protein, translating into MVHDVHASIADPDSTGGGTSVLDRELEKLLEEEHIEPGDHERFSHYVKKEKILESAMTGKPVKALCGKKWTPGRDPEKFPVCPACKEIYERMRKE; encoded by the coding sequence ATGGTCCACGACGTCCACGCCAGCATCGCCGACCCCGACAGCACCGGTGGAGGCACGTCGGTGCTCGACCGCGAACTCGAGAAGCTCCTCGAAGAGGAGCACATCGAACCGGGCGACCATGAGCGCTTCTCCCACTACGTCAAGAAGGAGAAGATCCTCGAGTCGGCCATGACCGGCAAGCCGGTCAAGGCCCTCTGCGGCAAGAAGTGGACCCCGGGTCGCGACCCGGAGAAGTTCCCGGTCTGCCCGGCCTGCAAGGAGATCTACGAGCGGATGCGGAAGGAGTAG
- a CDS encoding ABC transporter permease translates to MVAQLVRLKLHLLANMFRRSAWQVVGIVLGIAYGIGVSLLVTTILAGLRLAPDTGLIRDALVVAGSVVVAGFIVVPLILGVDDSMDPRRFALFGMPDRTLAIGLAVAATVGIPSVVLGIGLVGTVITWSRGFWVTLLALIAAAVAYGTCILLARVSTSIGAFALSTRRSREALGVLGIVLVVLAAPALLSLLTVDWARSGLRVLEQAAAVLGWTPLGAVWAVPGDAASGQVWTALLKLVIAGGTLVGLWYAWQWLVARMLVTPGREASARSYRGLGWFDVLLGTPSGAVAARTLTYVFRDARYWASYLILPIAPILVVVPLGIAGVDPSVLALIPVPMVALFLAWTVHNDVAMDHTAVWMHVASGVRGVSDRLGRLLPVLLVGVVVIAVGAPISAMFYGDIAVLPAIVGVSGCLLGSALGIGSIVSARFPYPAVKPGDSPFQAPQSSSSIAAFVQSITMLASIVFALPAVWFTWRGMSGLDRWYESALWSGLGIGAAVLVAGVLIGGAVFERRGPEILAAAQRA, encoded by the coding sequence GTGGTTGCACAGCTCGTCCGACTGAAGCTGCACCTGCTGGCGAACATGTTCCGCCGGTCGGCCTGGCAGGTCGTCGGGATCGTGCTGGGCATCGCGTACGGCATCGGGGTGTCGCTGCTCGTCACGACGATCCTCGCGGGGCTGCGCCTCGCGCCCGACACCGGCCTGATCCGCGACGCGCTCGTCGTCGCCGGGTCGGTCGTCGTCGCCGGGTTCATCGTCGTGCCGCTCATCCTCGGCGTCGACGACAGCATGGACCCGCGCCGCTTCGCGCTGTTCGGCATGCCCGACCGCACCCTCGCGATCGGCCTCGCCGTCGCGGCGACCGTCGGCATCCCGTCGGTCGTGCTCGGCATCGGCCTCGTCGGCACCGTCATCACCTGGAGCCGCGGGTTCTGGGTCACGCTGCTCGCGCTCATCGCCGCAGCGGTCGCGTACGGCACCTGCATCCTGCTCGCGCGCGTCTCCACCTCGATCGGGGCGTTCGCGCTCTCCACGCGGCGCTCCCGCGAGGCGCTCGGCGTGCTGGGCATCGTGCTGGTCGTGCTCGCCGCGCCCGCGCTGCTGTCGCTGCTCACCGTGGACTGGGCGCGGTCGGGGCTGCGCGTGCTGGAGCAGGCCGCCGCAGTGCTCGGCTGGACGCCGCTCGGCGCGGTGTGGGCCGTCCCGGGCGATGCCGCCTCCGGCCAGGTCTGGACGGCGCTGCTGAAGCTCGTCATCGCCGGCGGCACGCTCGTCGGACTCTGGTACGCGTGGCAGTGGCTCGTCGCGCGCATGCTCGTGACGCCCGGCCGCGAGGCATCCGCCCGCTCCTACCGCGGCCTGGGCTGGTTCGACGTACTGCTCGGCACGCCGAGCGGCGCGGTTGCCGCGCGCACGCTCACCTACGTCTTCCGCGACGCCCGCTACTGGGCGTCGTACCTCATCCTGCCGATCGCGCCGATCCTCGTGGTGGTGCCGCTCGGCATCGCCGGCGTCGACCCGTCGGTGCTGGCGCTCATCCCCGTGCCGATGGTGGCGCTGTTCCTCGCCTGGACGGTGCACAACGACGTCGCGATGGACCACACCGCGGTCTGGATGCACGTCGCGTCGGGCGTGCGCGGCGTCTCCGACCGGCTGGGTCGCCTCCTGCCCGTCCTCCTCGTGGGCGTGGTCGTGATCGCGGTCGGCGCGCCGATCAGCGCGATGTTCTACGGCGACATCGCGGTGCTCCCCGCGATCGTCGGGGTGAGCGGATGCCTCCTCGGCAGCGCCCTCGGCATCGGCAGCATCGTCTCGGCGCGCTTCCCGTACCCGGCCGTGAAGCCGGGCGACAGCCCGTTCCAGGCGCCGCAGTCGTCGTCGAGCATCGCGGCATTCGTGCAGTCGATCACGATGCTCGCGTCGATCGTGTTCGCCCTGCCCGCCGTCTGGTTCACCTGGCGCGGCATGTCCGGGCTCGACCGCTGGTACGAGTCCGCCCTGTGGTCGGGACTCGGCATCGGCGCCGCCGTGCTGGTCGCCGGCGTGCTCATCGGCGGTGCGGTGTTCGAGCGTCGTGGTCCCGAGATCCTCGCCGCGGCGCAGCGGGCGTAG
- a CDS encoding ABC transporter ATP-binding protein, translating into MADRTRARSQAASDAKSSRTDVTTAVAERRRRARVAASTVVGGSRLEPDPMGGAPKLEEDPVDELLEDAVVTDADAPVDDLEGVDDAVVDEPAEPDAADDAESPDDADVVTPPADALESEFAVDFAPVPEEEPAPAPVRTTKSQRGPRRFKRRTSIRPARPAPGPDAPVVLSLDGLGKRFGSTVAVQDVDLEVRAGSFYGIVGPNGAGKTTTLSMISGLLRPDAGAVTVHGIDVWKDPRRAKQALGVLPDHLRVFDRLTGSQLLYYAGILRGLDAKTVRQRSAELAAAFGVEEALDRLVADYSAGMTKKIALAASMIQSPRVLVLDEPFESVDPVSTANISDILQRFADRGGTVIISSHGMDLIERACDSVAVIVGGRVLAEGTMDEVRDGRTLEDRFVDLAGGRKAAEGLEWLHSSSD; encoded by the coding sequence GTGGCCGACCGCACCCGGGCGCGCTCGCAGGCCGCATCCGATGCCAAGTCGTCGCGCACCGACGTCACCACCGCCGTGGCCGAGCGCAGGCGCCGTGCGCGCGTCGCCGCGTCGACCGTGGTCGGCGGGTCGCGCCTCGAGCCCGACCCCATGGGGGGCGCCCCGAAGCTGGAGGAGGACCCCGTCGACGAACTGCTCGAGGACGCCGTCGTGACCGACGCCGACGCACCCGTCGACGACCTCGAGGGCGTCGACGACGCCGTCGTCGACGAGCCCGCCGAGCCGGACGCGGCCGACGATGCCGAGTCGCCCGACGACGCCGACGTGGTCACCCCGCCCGCCGACGCGCTCGAGTCGGAGTTCGCCGTGGACTTCGCCCCGGTGCCCGAGGAGGAGCCCGCACCGGCCCCGGTGCGCACGACCAAGTCGCAGCGCGGCCCGCGGCGCTTCAAGCGCCGCACGAGCATCCGCCCCGCCCGCCCGGCGCCCGGCCCCGACGCTCCCGTGGTGCTCTCGCTCGACGGACTCGGCAAGCGCTTCGGCTCGACCGTCGCCGTGCAGGACGTCGACCTCGAGGTGCGCGCGGGCTCGTTCTACGGCATCGTCGGCCCGAACGGGGCCGGCAAGACGACGACGCTCTCCATGATCTCCGGGCTGCTGCGCCCCGACGCCGGCGCGGTCACCGTGCACGGCATCGACGTCTGGAAGGACCCGCGCCGCGCCAAGCAGGCGCTCGGCGTGCTGCCCGACCACCTGCGCGTCTTCGACCGGCTCACCGGCAGCCAGCTCCTCTACTACGCGGGCATCCTTCGTGGCCTCGACGCGAAGACCGTGCGGCAGCGCTCCGCCGAGCTCGCCGCGGCGTTCGGCGTCGAGGAGGCGCTCGACCGCCTGGTCGCCGACTACAGCGCCGGCATGACGAAGAAGATCGCACTCGCGGCATCCATGATCCAATCGCCGCGCGTGCTCGTGCTCGACGAGCCGTTCGAGTCGGTCGACCCGGTCTCGACGGCGAACATCAGCGACATCCTGCAGCGCTTCGCCGACCGCGGCGGCACCGTCATCATCTCCAGCCACGGCATGGACCTGATCGAGCGCGCCTGCGACAGCGTCGCCGTGATCGTCGGCGGTCGCGTGCTCGCCGAGGGCACCATGGACGAGGTGCGCGACGGGCGCACGCTCGAGGACCGGTTCGTCGACCTCGCGGGTGGACGCAAGGCCGCGGAGGGGCTCGAGTGGTTGCACAGCTCGTCCGACTGA
- a CDS encoding NTP transferase domain-containing protein has product MSTQIVILAAGMGSRLGRSLPKPLTPLSDGRTIMQQQFDNVHHAFGNAAGVTIVVGYKLEHIIESFPAASFVYNEEYDQTNTSKSLLRALRASQDGGVLWMNGDVVFDPRVLDRAVALMARDQSFVTVNTSKVSDEEVKYTTGAEGYIRSLSKTVAGGLGEAVGINYIASHDKAALVRQLHRVDDQDYFERGLELAIAEDALLVEPLDISDLYAVEIDFAEDLERANHFV; this is encoded by the coding sequence TTGAGCACCCAGATCGTGATCCTCGCGGCGGGGATGGGCAGCCGGCTCGGCCGGTCCCTCCCGAAGCCGCTGACGCCGCTGAGCGACGGCCGCACCATCATGCAGCAGCAGTTCGACAACGTGCACCACGCGTTCGGCAACGCCGCGGGCGTGACCATCGTCGTCGGCTACAAGCTCGAGCACATCATCGAGTCGTTCCCCGCGGCCTCGTTCGTCTACAACGAGGAGTACGACCAGACGAACACCTCGAAGAGCCTGCTGCGCGCCCTCCGCGCCTCGCAGGACGGCGGCGTGCTCTGGATGAACGGCGACGTCGTGTTCGACCCGCGCGTGCTCGACCGCGCCGTGGCGCTCATGGCGCGCGACCAGTCGTTCGTGACGGTCAACACGTCGAAGGTCTCCGACGAGGAGGTCAAGTACACGACGGGCGCCGAGGGCTACATCCGGTCGCTGTCGAAGACCGTCGCGGGCGGGCTCGGCGAGGCCGTGGGCATCAACTACATCGCGTCGCACGACAAGGCGGCGCTCGTGCGCCAGCTGCACCGCGTCGACGACCAGGACTACTTCGAGCGCGGCCTCGAGCTCGCGATCGCCGAGGACGCCCTGCTCGTCGAGCCGCTCGACATCTCCGACCTCTACGCGGTCGAGATCGACTTCGCGGAAGACCTGGAGCGCGCGAACCACTTCGTGTGA
- a CDS encoding ECF transporter S component: protein MDRVSTRVILSCAAIGVGGGLFAAGAGYLAGLIAVLAPVLYGVTIGTHFLPSAVGLALLRRPGTAVLTGLIAGLVASAFAPQWVLRYIGTGLLVGVLLELPFLVTRYRTWAAWLYYLAAGLSGVVLGLAVFIAFGAEYYAPAVWAIALPLYVLSPVAFTWLGRVIAAALERAGVARSSRQRTG, encoded by the coding sequence GTGGATCGGGTCAGCACGCGGGTCATCCTGAGTTGCGCGGCGATCGGCGTCGGCGGCGGCTTGTTCGCCGCGGGTGCCGGCTACCTGGCGGGCCTCATCGCGGTGCTCGCGCCCGTGCTCTACGGCGTCACCATCGGCACGCACTTCCTGCCCAGCGCGGTCGGCCTCGCCCTGCTGCGCCGCCCCGGCACGGCGGTGCTCACCGGCCTGATCGCCGGCCTCGTCGCATCCGCCTTCGCCCCGCAGTGGGTGCTGCGCTACATCGGCACCGGCCTGCTGGTCGGCGTGCTCCTCGAGCTGCCGTTCCTCGTGACGCGGTACCGCACCTGGGCGGCCTGGCTGTACTACCTGGCCGCCGGCCTGTCGGGTGTGGTGCTGGGCCTGGCGGTGTTCATCGCCTTCGGCGCCGAGTACTACGCCCCCGCGGTCTGGGCGATCGCCCTGCCGCTCTACGTGCTGAGCCCCGTGGCGTTCACCTGGCTCGGCCGGGTGATCGCCGCGGCACTCGAGCGCGCGGGGGTCGCACGGTCGTCGCGCCAGCGCACCGGCTGA
- a CDS encoding ABC transporter permease: protein MNVVTSYAEAHPYARSPWSRYRHALWLLTTRDLKVRYSTSALGYLWSVLDPLVMAAIYWFVFTVVFERLVGTQPYIVFLLAALLPWMWFTGAVSDSTRAFLKDAKLVRSTKLPRTVWVTRIALSKGIEFLLAIPVLAFFAVIFGAEAHWELLLFPLAIVLQSVLVVGLGLIVAPLVVFFRDFERAVKLVLRFLFYASPIVYGTSNLPESLQPWAAFNPLTGIFGLYRAGFFPTELDWYAVGVAAAMSLGFLAIGVWVFRRTERAVLKEI from the coding sequence ATGAATGTCGTGACCAGCTACGCCGAGGCGCACCCGTACGCGCGCAGCCCGTGGTCACGCTACCGCCACGCGCTCTGGCTGCTGACGACCCGCGACCTCAAGGTGCGGTACTCGACGTCGGCGCTCGGCTACCTCTGGTCGGTGCTCGACCCCCTGGTCATGGCGGCGATCTACTGGTTCGTCTTCACCGTCGTGTTCGAGCGGCTCGTGGGCACCCAGCCGTACATCGTGTTCCTGCTGGCCGCCCTGCTGCCGTGGATGTGGTTCACCGGCGCCGTCTCCGACTCGACGCGCGCGTTCCTCAAGGACGCGAAGCTCGTGCGCTCGACGAAGCTCCCGCGCACGGTGTGGGTGACCCGCATCGCCCTGTCGAAGGGCATCGAGTTCCTGCTGGCGATCCCGGTGCTGGCCTTCTTCGCCGTCATCTTCGGCGCCGAGGCGCACTGGGAGCTCCTGCTGTTCCCCCTGGCGATCGTGCTCCAGTCGGTGCTCGTCGTCGGCCTCGGCCTGATCGTCGCACCGCTCGTCGTGTTCTTCCGCGACTTCGAGCGGGCGGTGAAGCTCGTGCTGCGCTTCCTCTTCTACGCCTCCCCCATCGTCTACGGCACGTCCAACCTGCCCGAGTCGCTCCAGCCGTGGGCGGCGTTCAATCCGCTGACCGGCATCTTCGGGCTGTACCGCGCCGGCTTCTTCCCGACCGAGCTCGACTGGTACGCCGTCGGCGTCGCGGCCGCGATGTCGCTCGGGTTCCTCGCGATCGGCGTCTGGGTGTTCCGCCGCACCGAGCGCGCAGTGCTGAAGGAGATCTGA
- a CDS encoding ABC transporter ATP-binding protein — protein sequence MTDATQQARPAPAGGIRVDAVGIRFRRNRRGRRSFKDLLAGRSRRSRPDEFWALRDVTVDVRPGEAIGVVGRNGQGKSTLLKLVAGVMLPDEGSVTVEGGVAPLIEITGGFVDDLTVRDNIMLTAGLHGMRRSLIEERFDGIVEFAEIGDFLDTPYKHLSSGMKVRVAFSVIAQLEEPVILVDEVLAVGDKAFREKCYRRIEEMLAGGRTLFFVSHNERDLRRFCARGLYLDKGALVLDGPIDEVLERYNADSASR from the coding sequence ATGACGGATGCCACGCAGCAGGCGCGCCCCGCACCCGCCGGCGGGATCCGCGTCGATGCCGTCGGCATCCGCTTCCGCCGCAACCGCCGCGGCCGCCGCTCGTTCAAGGACCTCCTGGCGGGCCGCTCGCGCCGCTCGCGCCCCGACGAGTTCTGGGCGCTGCGCGACGTCACCGTAGACGTGCGCCCGGGCGAGGCCATCGGCGTGGTCGGCCGCAACGGCCAGGGCAAGTCGACGCTGTTGAAGCTCGTCGCGGGCGTCATGCTGCCCGACGAGGGGTCGGTCACCGTCGAGGGCGGCGTCGCGCCGCTCATCGAGATCACCGGCGGGTTCGTCGACGACCTGACCGTGCGCGACAACATCATGCTCACCGCGGGCCTGCACGGCATGCGCCGCAGCCTCATCGAGGAGCGCTTCGACGGCATCGTCGAGTTCGCCGAGATCGGCGACTTCCTCGACACCCCGTACAAGCACCTCTCGAGCGGCATGAAGGTGCGCGTCGCGTTCTCGGTCATCGCTCAGCTCGAGGAACCGGTGATCCTCGTCGACGAGGTGCTCGCGGTGGGCGACAAGGCGTTCCGCGAGAAGTGCTACCGCCGCATCGAGGAGATGCTCGCGGGCGGGCGCACGCTGTTCTTCGTCTCGCACAACGAGCGCGACCTGCGCCGCTTCTGCGCGCGCGGGCTGTACCTCGACAAGGGCGCGCTCGTGCTCGACGGCCCCATCGACGAGGTGCTCGAGCGGTACAACGCCGACTCCGCGTCGCGCTGA